One part of the Alistipes onderdonkii genome encodes these proteins:
- a CDS encoding thioredoxin fold domain-containing protein, with the protein MKKLIFILMLALAAGAAQAQVKFETKSTDAVREMAVKTGKLVFIDLYATWCPPCRMMEREVFSRKDVGDFMERHFVAAKYDVDKTTGKELLKRYGSGAIPLYLVFDTQGELLGRIQGAAKPDEFINNLQTILDRQKPKQGK; encoded by the coding sequence ATGAAAAAACTGATCTTCATACTGATGCTGGCACTCGCAGCGGGCGCCGCACAGGCACAGGTAAAATTCGAAACAAAATCGACCGACGCCGTCCGGGAGATGGCGGTCAAAACCGGGAAACTGGTATTCATCGACCTCTACGCCACGTGGTGTCCGCCCTGCCGTATGATGGAACGGGAGGTTTTCTCACGCAAGGACGTGGGGGATTTCATGGAACGGCATTTCGTGGCCGCCAAATACGACGTGGACAAAACCACGGGCAAGGAACTGCTGAAACGCTACGGCAGCGGGGCAATTCCGCTTTATCTGGTCTTCGACACGCAGGGCGAACTGCTGGGACGCATACAGGGGGCGGCCAAGCCCGACGAGTTCATAAACAACCTGCAAACGATCCTCGACAGGCAGAAGCCCAAACAGGGAAAGTAA
- a CDS encoding RNA polymerase sigma factor: MEIADYIVAEDRRLVELVLEGDDRAFEYLFNRYRDAIHRLFVQRLGGVNDADDLLQETFIKVYINLHRYSTVYTFGQWVYTIARNTFIDFVRRRQDDLSIDERFSSPPSTTPTPEESVISMQQRTQIEHYLERLAPRYRTLIVMRFFDEYSYEEIAANLKLPLGTVKTQIHRAREQMCRLITEGEKN; the protein is encoded by the coding sequence ATGGAGATAGCCGACTATATCGTCGCCGAAGACCGGCGCCTGGTGGAACTCGTGCTCGAAGGCGACGACAGGGCCTTCGAATACCTGTTCAACCGTTACCGCGATGCGATCCACCGCCTTTTCGTACAGCGGCTGGGGGGTGTCAACGATGCCGACGACCTGCTGCAGGAGACGTTCATCAAGGTCTACATCAACCTGCATCGTTACAGTACCGTCTATACCTTCGGGCAGTGGGTTTACACCATCGCCCGCAATACGTTCATCGACTTCGTACGGCGCCGCCAGGACGACCTGTCGATCGACGAACGCTTCTCCTCGCCTCCATCGACGACTCCGACGCCCGAAGAGAGCGTCATCAGCATGCAGCAGCGGACGCAGATCGAGCATTACCTCGAACGCCTCGCCCCGCGCTACCGGACGCTGATCGTCATGCGGTTCTTCGACGAATACTCTTACGAAGAGATCGCCGCCAACCTCAAATTGCCGCTCGGCACCGTCAAGACGCAGATACACCGTGCCCGCGAACAGATGTGCCGCCTGATAACCGAAGGCGAGAAAAACTGA
- the rlmN gene encoding 23S rRNA (adenine(2503)-C(2))-methyltransferase RlmN, with amino-acid sequence MAVSEPLYGKNPAELAALCAETGLPRFAAGQLARWLYVKHIEDPMLMTDIPAARRALLAERFRQVLTPPERVTESADGTKKYLFRTQQGAYIESAYIPDGDRATLCVSSQAGCRMGCKFCATGRQGLQHSLTAAEILNQIVSLPERDTLTNVVFMGMGEPLDNTDNVLRALDILTAEWGFGWSPTRITLSTAGVVPELRRLLDSTKVHLAVSLHNPFHEERAAIMPVERAWPVAEVAAILRRYDFTHQRRVSFEYIVMSGLNDSPRHIRELCRLLDGIKCRINLIRFHKIPGSPYFSPDDAAMVRLRDTLTAKGIQTTIRASRGEDIQAACGLLSTSALEGRQ; translated from the coding sequence ATGGCCGTTTCGGAACCACTATACGGGAAAAACCCTGCGGAACTCGCCGCCCTCTGCGCCGAGACGGGCCTGCCGCGTTTCGCGGCAGGGCAGCTCGCCCGCTGGCTCTATGTGAAGCACATCGAAGACCCGATGCTGATGACCGATATCCCGGCTGCCCGGCGCGCCTTGCTGGCCGAGCGGTTCCGGCAGGTGCTGACCCCGCCCGAACGGGTCACCGAATCAGCCGACGGCACGAAGAAATACCTCTTCCGCACACAGCAGGGAGCCTACATCGAATCGGCCTATATTCCCGACGGCGACAGGGCCACGCTCTGCGTCTCGTCGCAGGCCGGGTGCCGCATGGGGTGTAAATTCTGCGCCACGGGGCGGCAGGGGCTGCAACACTCGCTTACGGCGGCCGAAATCCTCAACCAGATCGTTTCCCTGCCCGAACGCGACACGCTGACGAACGTAGTTTTCATGGGCATGGGCGAACCGCTCGACAATACGGACAACGTGCTCAGGGCGCTCGACATCCTCACGGCGGAGTGGGGCTTCGGCTGGTCGCCCACGCGCATCACGCTCTCCACGGCGGGCGTCGTCCCCGAGTTGCGGCGGTTGCTCGACAGCACAAAGGTGCACCTGGCCGTGAGCCTGCACAACCCCTTCCACGAGGAGCGGGCAGCCATCATGCCCGTCGAACGGGCATGGCCGGTCGCCGAGGTCGCGGCAATCCTGCGCCGATACGACTTCACGCACCAGCGCCGCGTATCGTTCGAATACATCGTCATGAGCGGACTGAACGACTCGCCGCGGCATATCCGCGAACTATGCCGCCTGCTGGACGGCATCAAGTGCCGCATCAACCTGATCCGGTTCCATAAAATCCCCGGGTCACCCTATTTCTCGCCGGACGACGCGGCCATGGTACGTTTGCGCGACACGCTGACGGCCAAGGGCATACAAACCACGATCCGGGCTTCGCGAGGCGAGGACATCCAGGCGGCCTGCGGCCTGCTGAGCACTTCGGCGCTCGAAGGCAGGCAATAG
- a CDS encoding energy transducer TonB: MEIKKSFKADLRNKRGLLLEIGLVVALSLVIVAFTYTPDEYRIQKVAVDVMPVDVDIVPVTTDAPKQKPQKVEVKALSQLIEVIPNHRFVQTDLTFEDFDPDAIVEIVPPAKDEDFADDTIFITAETMPSFQDGDLNTFRAWVMQNVKFPQVALENRIQGRVVLSFVIDKDGRLTNIEVLQSPDRSLSEEAIRVLNKSPKWSPGKQRNQAVRVKYTLPVDFRVQN; encoded by the coding sequence ATGGAGATTAAAAAATCATTCAAGGCAGATCTTAGGAATAAGAGAGGCCTTTTATTGGAGATCGGTTTGGTCGTGGCATTGTCCCTGGTCATTGTCGCATTTACCTATACGCCGGACGAGTACAGAATTCAGAAAGTCGCAGTGGATGTTATGCCCGTCGATGTCGATATTGTCCCGGTCACGACCGACGCGCCCAAACAGAAACCCCAGAAGGTTGAGGTAAAGGCCCTTTCCCAGTTGATCGAGGTCATTCCCAATCACCGGTTCGTGCAGACGGATCTCACATTCGAGGATTTCGATCCTGATGCGATTGTCGAAATAGTGCCGCCGGCCAAGGACGAGGATTTTGCGGACGACACGATTTTCATTACCGCCGAGACGATGCCATCGTTCCAGGACGGAGACCTCAATACGTTCCGGGCGTGGGTGATGCAGAATGTCAAGTTCCCGCAGGTTGCCCTTGAGAACCGGATTCAGGGCCGTGTCGTTCTTTCGTTCGTAATTGACAAGGACGGTCGCCTGACCAATATCGAGGTGTTGCAGTCGCCCGACCGGTCGCTTTCCGAAGAAGCCATCCGCGTGCTGAACAAGTCGCCGAAATGGAGCCCCGGCAAGCAGCGTAACCAGGCTGTGCGTGTCAAATACACGCTCCCGGTCGATTTCCGCGTACAGAACTGA
- the hflX gene encoding GTPase HflX — protein MTENKNITPNSEAVPDCRERAVMVAVIRDNQDPRQAEEFLDELEFLAETADIVSVKRFTQRLPQPSARIYVGPGKLEEIAGYCREQQIDVVIFDDELSPSQTRNIEKAMPCRILDRTRLILDIFMSRAQTAYAKTQVQLANYEYMLPRLSGMWTHLERQRGGTGTRGGAGEREIETDRRIIRNRISKLKEDLQKIDRQMAVQRSNRGSMVRVALVGYTNVGKSTLMNLISKSEVFAENKLFATLDTTVRKVVFDNLPFLLSDTVGFIRKLPTELIESFKSTLDEVREADLLVHVVDISHPQFEEQIDVVKQTLQDIGAGDKPVYLVFNKVDAYTYVRKDDDDLTPATRENLSLDDLKKSWIARANTPCIFLSALAKTNIEKFRSDLYGMVREIHAGRYPFNNFLY, from the coding sequence TTGACTGAGAATAAGAATATAACCCCGAACTCCGAGGCCGTTCCCGATTGCAGGGAGCGCGCCGTGATGGTCGCCGTTATCCGCGACAACCAGGATCCGCGGCAGGCCGAAGAGTTCCTCGACGAACTCGAATTCCTGGCCGAAACGGCTGATATCGTGAGTGTGAAACGCTTTACGCAGCGGCTGCCGCAGCCTTCGGCCCGCATATACGTCGGCCCGGGCAAGTTGGAAGAGATCGCCGGTTACTGCCGGGAGCAGCAGATCGACGTGGTGATTTTCGACGACGAGCTCTCCCCGTCGCAGACGCGCAATATCGAAAAGGCCATGCCCTGCCGCATCCTCGACCGTACGCGCCTGATCCTCGACATCTTCATGTCGCGGGCGCAGACGGCCTATGCCAAGACGCAGGTACAGCTGGCCAACTACGAATATATGCTGCCCCGCCTTTCGGGCATGTGGACTCACCTCGAACGGCAGCGCGGCGGTACCGGAACCCGCGGCGGTGCCGGTGAGCGCGAGATCGAGACCGACCGCCGTATCATCCGCAACCGGATCTCCAAACTCAAGGAGGATCTGCAAAAAATCGACCGTCAGATGGCCGTGCAGCGCTCGAACCGCGGTTCGATGGTGCGTGTGGCGCTGGTAGGCTATACCAACGTGGGCAAGTCCACGTTGATGAACCTGATCTCCAAAAGCGAGGTGTTTGCCGAGAACAAACTCTTTGCGACACTTGACACGACGGTGCGCAAGGTGGTTTTCGACAACCTCCCGTTCCTGCTGTCCGATACCGTGGGATTCATCCGCAAACTTCCCACCGAGCTGATCGAGTCGTTCAAGTCGACGCTCGACGAGGTGCGCGAAGCCGACCTGCTGGTGCATGTGGTCGACATCTCGCATCCGCAGTTCGAAGAGCAGATCGACGTGGTGAAGCAGACCCTGCAGGATATCGGCGCGGGCGACAAACCCGTTTATCTGGTCTTCAACAAGGTCGATGCCTATACCTATGTCAGGAAGGACGACGACGACCTCACGCCCGCCACGCGCGAGAACCTGTCGCTCGACGACCTGAAAAAGAGCTGGATCGCCCGGGCCAATACCCCCTGCATTTTCCTTTCGGCGCTTGCCAAGACCAACATCGAGAAATTCCGTTCGGATCTCTACGGGATGGTACGCGAGATCCATGCCGGGCGTTACCCCTTCAACAACTTCCTTTATTGA
- a CDS encoding hemerythrin domain-containing protein translates to MYRIGRYNSDDRMCDLVCDRYPVLLIMSRFGIALGFGDKTIGEVCLDSGVDTATFLAVVNMHADDKAPDPETISVAALVSYLRNSHNYFLDFRLPAIRRKLIEAIDCSHNDVAFAILRFFDEYVAEVHKHMDYEEQKVFPYVEGLLRGEHPEGYSIDIFRRHHDQVEAKLAELKRIIIRYYPSGSTNELNGVLFDIFTCERDLASHNDIEDRLFIPAIKRLEERTGSGVSGTQPGDMPPKQPAPKKGGRR, encoded by the coding sequence ATGTATAGAATAGGACGATACAATTCCGACGACCGCATGTGCGACCTGGTTTGCGACCGCTACCCCGTGCTGCTTATCATGAGCCGCTTCGGTATCGCACTGGGTTTCGGCGACAAGACCATCGGCGAGGTCTGCCTCGACAGCGGGGTCGATACGGCGACTTTTCTGGCTGTGGTGAATATGCATGCCGACGACAAGGCCCCCGATCCGGAGACGATCTCCGTGGCCGCGCTTGTCAGCTACCTGCGCAATTCGCATAACTATTTCCTCGATTTCCGGCTTCCGGCCATCCGCCGCAAGCTGATCGAGGCGATCGATTGCAGCCATAACGACGTGGCTTTCGCCATCCTGCGGTTCTTCGACGAGTACGTCGCCGAAGTGCACAAGCACATGGACTATGAGGAACAGAAAGTTTTCCCCTATGTCGAAGGGCTGCTCCGGGGGGAGCATCCCGAAGGCTATTCGATCGACATATTCCGCCGGCACCACGACCAGGTCGAGGCGAAACTCGCCGAACTGAAGCGGATCATCATCCGTTATTACCCTTCGGGCAGTACCAACGAGCTGAACGGCGTGCTTTTTGACATCTTCACCTGCGAACGCGACCTTGCGTCGCACAACGATATCGAAGACCGTCTGTTCATCCCGGCGATCAAGCGGCTCGAGGAGCGGACGGGGAGCGGGGTGTCCGGCACACAGCCCGGGGACATGCCTCCGAAGCAACCCGCTCCCAAGAAAGGAGGCCGTCGATGA
- a CDS encoding 16S rRNA (guanine(527)-N(7))-methyltransferase RsmG codes for MELIDKYFPGLTELQRQQFAALYGLYADWNAKINVVSRKDFDQLYLRHVLHSLAIAKVCTFDAGARILDVGCGGGFPSVPLAILFPEAHFTAADSIRKKITVVGGVAAGLGLQNLDPRCVRVETLQERYDYVVSRAVTAMPEFVRWIWAKIGKGQKGSLPNGILYLKGGDLAEELAQTGMRWYIYDIPRFFGEEFFETKKVVYTPKK; via the coding sequence ATGGAACTTATCGACAAATATTTCCCCGGCCTGACGGAATTGCAGCGGCAGCAGTTCGCCGCCCTGTACGGCCTCTACGCCGACTGGAACGCCAAGATCAACGTCGTCTCGCGCAAGGATTTCGACCAGCTCTACCTGCGCCATGTGCTGCATTCGCTCGCCATTGCCAAGGTCTGTACGTTCGATGCCGGCGCCCGTATCCTCGACGTGGGGTGCGGCGGCGGCTTCCCTTCGGTGCCGCTGGCGATCCTCTTTCCCGAGGCGCATTTCACCGCCGCCGATTCCATCCGCAAGAAGATCACGGTCGTCGGGGGCGTCGCCGCCGGGCTCGGGCTGCAGAACCTCGATCCCCGCTGCGTGCGTGTCGAGACGCTGCAGGAACGCTACGATTATGTCGTTTCGCGCGCCGTCACGGCAATGCCGGAGTTCGTCCGATGGATCTGGGCGAAAATCGGGAAGGGACAGAAAGGCTCGCTTCCGAACGGCATCCTCTACCTCAAGGGCGGCGACCTGGCCGAAGAACTGGCGCAGACCGGTATGCGCTGGTATATCTACGATATTCCGCGGTTCTTCGGAGAGGAGTTCTTCGAGACCAAGAAAGTGGTCTATACCCCTAAAAAATAA
- a CDS encoding LTA synthase family protein: MVKKKIAFVLAVFCATVLLMAVQKPVFLAYYAADAAQASVGEWLGVVWHGLTLDSTVAGYVTALPLLLALVSLWVRLPGRIWRRVLTGYFVLVATVTAVIFAVDVELYQHWGFRLDATILIYLTDPEEAMASVDFWLGVRQTLLAVAYAALMVWVYRLVCRLFDGEPLRRGAALPWSLVLLLLAGCDFLAIRGGLGASVANVSKAYFSANMFLNHAATNPVFSFLTSLGDHTDYAAEYPFFDEAGREERFARLRGNDPSAAAPERVLTTSRPNVVVVILESFARTVMDADVGGLPVMPNMQRLKGEGIWFENFFANSFRTDRGEVAILSGFPAQTRMSIMKLPAKSRNLPSLARSLSGAGYATGFSYGGDLNFTDQASYMYATGWQQLTWQKDLRFDTPPADWGYDDAVMCDWFADRVIALSGKGEPFLAGMLTLSSHRPFDVPFSKFDDKELNAFAFSDECVGRMVDKLKASPAWDNLLLVLVADHGYPWPRSLSYNEPLRHRIPMIWLGGAVAAPRVVDTYASQIDICATILGQLGIDHSDFDYSKDIFAPTPPRKFAYYTFNDGFGVVDASGEAVWDATSGKAVSETAPGLLDIGRTMLQTTYVDIGNR, encoded by the coding sequence ATGGTAAAGAAGAAGATAGCTTTTGTTTTAGCGGTGTTCTGTGCGACCGTTCTGCTGATGGCCGTCCAGAAACCCGTTTTCCTGGCCTACTATGCGGCCGATGCCGCGCAGGCTTCCGTCGGTGAATGGCTGGGCGTCGTGTGGCACGGGCTGACGCTCGACAGCACCGTCGCCGGGTATGTCACCGCACTGCCGCTGTTGCTGGCCCTTGTGTCGCTGTGGGTGCGGCTGCCCGGGAGAATATGGCGGCGGGTGCTGACAGGCTATTTCGTGTTAGTCGCAACCGTCACGGCGGTCATCTTCGCCGTCGATGTCGAGTTATACCAGCATTGGGGTTTCCGCCTCGATGCGACGATCCTGATTTACCTTACCGACCCCGAGGAGGCTATGGCGAGCGTCGATTTCTGGCTCGGGGTGCGCCAGACCCTGCTGGCCGTCGCCTACGCGGCGCTCATGGTCTGGGTCTACCGCCTCGTCTGCCGCCTGTTCGACGGGGAGCCGCTCCGCCGGGGTGCGGCGCTGCCGTGGAGCCTTGTCCTGCTGCTGCTCGCCGGGTGCGATTTCCTCGCCATCCGCGGCGGGCTGGGGGCTTCTGTCGCCAATGTGTCAAAGGCCTATTTCAGTGCGAACATGTTTCTGAACCATGCGGCGACCAACCCGGTCTTTTCGTTCCTTACGAGCCTCGGCGACCATACCGACTATGCCGCCGAATACCCCTTCTTCGACGAGGCCGGACGCGAGGAACGGTTTGCCCGCTTGCGCGGGAACGACCCTTCCGCCGCTGCTCCCGAGCGGGTGCTGACGACCTCGCGCCCCAATGTCGTGGTGGTTATTCTCGAAAGTTTCGCCCGTACGGTCATGGATGCCGATGTCGGCGGTCTGCCCGTCATGCCCAACATGCAGCGCCTGAAGGGCGAAGGCATCTGGTTCGAAAATTTCTTCGCCAACTCGTTCCGCACCGACCGGGGCGAGGTGGCTATCCTGAGCGGATTCCCTGCCCAGACCCGCATGTCGATCATGAAGCTCCCGGCCAAGAGCCGTAACCTGCCCTCGCTGGCCCGTTCGCTCTCCGGCGCAGGATATGCCACCGGCTTCTCCTATGGCGGCGATCTGAACTTCACCGACCAGGCGTCGTACATGTACGCTACGGGCTGGCAGCAGCTTACATGGCAGAAAGACCTGCGCTTCGATACCCCGCCGGCCGACTGGGGCTATGACGACGCGGTGATGTGCGATTGGTTTGCCGACCGCGTGATCGCCCTGAGCGGGAAGGGCGAGCCGTTCCTGGCCGGCATGCTGACATTGAGCAGCCATCGCCCGTTCGACGTGCCGTTCTCGAAGTTCGATGACAAGGAACTCAACGCCTTCGCCTTTTCCGACGAGTGCGTCGGCCGGATGGTCGACAAACTGAAGGCTTCGCCGGCATGGGACAACCTGCTTCTGGTGCTGGTCGCCGACCACGGCTATCCGTGGCCGCGGAGCCTCTCCTATAACGAGCCGCTGCGCCACCGTATCCCGATGATCTGGCTGGGCGGTGCCGTCGCTGCACCGCGTGTGGTCGATACCTACGCTTCGCAGATCGACATCTGCGCCACGATCCTCGGACAGCTGGGGATCGACCACTCGGATTTCGATTACAGCAAGGATATTTTCGCCCCGACCCCCCCCCGTAAATTCGCGTACTATACGTTCAACGACGGTTTCGGCGTGGTCGATGCCTCGGGTGAGGCCGTGTGGGACGCTACGAGCGGCAAGGCTGTCAGCGAGACGGCACCCGGCCTGCTGGACATCGGCCGCACGATGCTCCAGACGACCTATGTCGACATCGGAAACCGCTGA
- the upp gene encoding uracil phosphoribosyltransferase yields MTLHILSKQDTVLNKFIAQIRDKSVQKDSMRFRRNLERIGEITAYEISKELAYSPRIVETPLGEAEVGLIDDQVVVATILRAGLPYHQGFLNYFDDAENAFVSAYRKSTKDGKFTVKVEYISCGDLEGKVLLLVDPMLATGSSLVLAYKALCEKGGTPKYTHVAAVIASEQGIDYVQKNMPRKTTTIWAAAVDEELTSRCYIVPGIGDAGDLAYGEKV; encoded by the coding sequence ATGACCCTGCATATTTTGAGTAAACAGGACACTGTCCTCAACAAGTTCATCGCACAGATCCGCGATAAGTCGGTGCAGAAGGATTCGATGCGCTTCCGCCGTAACCTGGAGCGTATCGGGGAGATCACGGCCTATGAGATCTCGAAGGAGCTCGCCTATTCGCCCCGTATCGTCGAGACGCCTCTGGGCGAAGCGGAGGTCGGGCTGATCGACGACCAGGTCGTCGTGGCGACGATCCTACGGGCCGGGCTGCCTTACCATCAGGGATTCCTGAACTATTTCGACGATGCCGAGAACGCCTTTGTCTCGGCCTACCGTAAAAGTACGAAAGACGGCAAGTTTACGGTCAAGGTCGAGTATATCTCGTGCGGCGACCTCGAAGGCAAGGTCTTGTTGCTGGTCGATCCGATGCTCGCCACGGGCTCTTCGCTCGTGCTGGCCTATAAGGCCTTGTGCGAAAAGGGTGGTACGCCCAAATATACGCACGTTGCAGCAGTGATTGCCAGCGAACAGGGGATCGACTACGTGCAGAAGAATATGCCGCGCAAAACCACCACGATCTGGGCGGCCGCCGTCGACGAGGAGTTGACTTCGCGCTGCTATATCGTCCCGGGTATCGGCGATGCCGGTGACCTGGCCTACGGCGAGAAGGTCTGA
- a CDS encoding energy transducer TonB encodes MEIKKSPKADLQNKRGLLLEIGLVVALILVIAAFAYTPKEYRIEKPDLNYGPVEEEITEITRQDQKPPEPPKKVEVKVIADLLQVVTNDTKITTEVDFAEFDENTEVIQQVDVVEETIEDDQPFLIAETMPSFQGGDLNTFRTWVQQNVKFPQIALENGIQGRVVLSFVIEKDGRLTNIQVLQTPDRSLSEEAIRVLNKSPKWSPGKQRNQVVRVKYTLPVDFRVQN; translated from the coding sequence ATGGAAATCAAGAAATCACCCAAAGCAGACCTTCAGAACAAGCGGGGTCTTTTGCTTGAAATCGGACTTGTCGTAGCCCTTATCCTGGTTATTGCGGCTTTTGCCTACACGCCGAAGGAGTACCGGATCGAAAAGCCGGACTTGAACTACGGCCCGGTTGAAGAAGAAATTACCGAGATTACCCGTCAGGATCAGAAGCCGCCCGAGCCTCCCAAGAAGGTCGAGGTGAAGGTGATCGCCGACCTGTTGCAGGTGGTGACCAACGACACGAAGATCACGACCGAGGTGGACTTCGCCGAATTCGACGAGAACACCGAGGTGATCCAGCAGGTCGACGTGGTCGAGGAGACCATCGAGGACGACCAGCCGTTCCTGATCGCCGAGACGATGCCTTCGTTCCAGGGCGGAGACCTCAATACCTTCCGTACGTGGGTTCAGCAGAACGTCAAGTTTCCGCAGATCGCCCTCGAAAACGGTATCCAGGGTCGTGTGGTTCTTTCGTTCGTGATCGAGAAGGACGGCCGTCTGACCAATATCCAGGTGTTGCAGACGCCCGACCGGTCGCTTTCCGAAGAGGCCATCCGCGTACTGAACAAGTCGCCGAAATGGAGCCCCGGCAAGCAGCGCAACCAGGTTGTACGTGTAAAGTACACCCTGCCCGTTGACTTCCGCGTGCAGAACTAA
- a CDS encoding HXXEE domain-containing protein produces the protein MAGGALLPGWLLWSLPAMFLLHDAEEMLFLPPWLRRNRELLARRFPQLARRMLPHFDGISPLRFAAMAAEELVLLVAVTACAALAGCYYPWLALFLAFGMHLLIHLGQWVALGRYVPVIATSLPCLACCGRGLCIMINSRAFSLREFVLCGMAGCAVAAVNLWLVHRLAAPPVSGREPR, from the coding sequence ATGGCAGGCGGCGCGCTCCTTCCCGGGTGGCTGTTGTGGTCGCTGCCCGCGATGTTCCTGCTCCACGATGCCGAGGAGATGCTCTTTCTTCCGCCGTGGCTTCGCCGCAACCGGGAGTTGCTGGCGCGGCGTTTTCCGCAGCTCGCCCGCCGCATGCTCCCGCATTTCGACGGGATCTCCCCCTTGCGGTTTGCCGCCATGGCTGCCGAAGAACTGGTTTTGCTGGTGGCGGTAACGGCCTGTGCGGCCCTTGCCGGCTGTTATTATCCGTGGCTGGCCCTGTTCCTTGCGTTCGGGATGCACCTGCTGATCCATCTCGGGCAGTGGGTTGCCCTGGGACGCTATGTCCCCGTCATTGCGACGTCGCTGCCGTGCCTGGCCTGCTGTGGACGGGGACTGTGCATCATGATAAACTCCCGGGCCTTTTCGCTCCGGGAGTTCGTGTTATGCGGGATGGCGGGATGTGCCGTCGCCGCGGTCAATCTCTGGCTCGTGCATCGGCTGGCGGCGCCGCCAGTTTCAGGCCGGGAGCCCAGGTGA
- a CDS encoding glycosyltransferase, with protein MQFFDTFLTCYGWEGIALAGAMLAMFGVQLYYYIFVYGRIPGYKNNRRPAVLEADPQVSVVIPLFSEDYSFVEERLPLILAQNYPDFEVVIVYVGHDSDFYEELVRLKQSFPQIVTTKIHLDPRFPISRKMALNVGIKSAHHECMVFTSTDAVPQTDRWLALMAKGFTRGEIVVGYCGVERGKGFANYMMRAWRMMHGVDWIARAVRRNPYRGTLHNIGFTKNIYFGSKGFSHLNMNIGEDDLYMQKVMTHDNVSVILSPRATLREKTWGGMRWWMGQLRYYGSAFPFYPQQVKNYIQWELGSRALFFITAACALAVMPFEYKIAALVLVLVRYLLVAIQVRRIARRLGEAGMAGCYFVYDLLSPLWAFLLGVMLLRRDDRVWR; from the coding sequence ATGCAATTTTTCGATACTTTTCTGACATGCTACGGCTGGGAAGGCATTGCCCTCGCAGGGGCCATGCTCGCCATGTTCGGCGTGCAGCTGTACTACTATATTTTCGTTTACGGCCGTATCCCCGGCTACAAGAACAACCGCCGCCCGGCCGTGCTGGAGGCCGATCCCCAGGTGTCGGTCGTCATCCCGCTCTTCTCGGAGGACTATTCGTTCGTCGAGGAACGGCTGCCGCTGATCCTGGCGCAGAACTACCCCGATTTCGAGGTGGTGATCGTCTACGTGGGCCACGATTCCGATTTCTACGAGGAGCTCGTGCGGCTGAAACAGTCGTTCCCCCAGATCGTGACGACCAAGATCCACCTCGACCCCCGCTTTCCCATCTCGCGCAAGATGGCGCTCAACGTGGGCATCAAGTCGGCGCACCACGAGTGCATGGTCTTCACTTCGACCGATGCCGTCCCCCAGACCGACCGCTGGCTGGCATTGATGGCCAAGGGCTTTACCCGGGGCGAGATCGTCGTGGGTTACTGCGGCGTGGAGCGCGGGAAAGGCTTTGCGAACTACATGATGCGCGCCTGGCGCATGATGCACGGCGTTGACTGGATCGCCCGTGCCGTGCGCCGGAACCCTTACCGGGGGACGCTCCACAACATCGGGTTTACCAAGAACATCTATTTCGGTTCCAAGGGGTTCAGCCATCTCAACATGAATATCGGGGAGGACGACCTCTACATGCAGAAGGTCATGACGCATGACAATGTGAGCGTGATCCTCTCGCCGCGTGCAACGCTGCGCGAGAAGACGTGGGGCGGCATGCGCTGGTGGATGGGGCAGTTGCGTTATTACGGTTCGGCATTCCCGTTCTATCCGCAGCAGGTGAAGAATTACATCCAGTGGGAACTGGGATCGCGGGCGCTTTTTTTCATCACGGCCGCCTGTGCGCTGGCGGTGATGCCGTTCGAATATAAGATCGCGGCCCTCGTCCTGGTGCTGGTTCGCTACCTGCTCGTGGCGATCCAGGTGCGGCGCATCGCACGCCGCCTGGGAGAGGCGGGCATGGCCGGCTGTTATTTCGTTTACGACCTGCTCAGTCCGCTGTGGGCGTTTCTGCTCGGGGTGATGCTGCTGCGACGAGACGACCGCGTATGGAGATAG